A genomic stretch from Meriones unguiculatus strain TT.TT164.6M chromosome 15, Bangor_MerUng_6.1, whole genome shotgun sequence includes:
- the Icos gene encoding LOW QUALITY PROTEIN: inducible T-cell costimulator (The sequence of the model RefSeq protein was modified relative to this genomic sequence to represent the inferred CDS: inserted 1 base in 1 codon), translating into MKSYFWCVFVFCFQTRVLTGEINDLANHRMFSFHKGGVWISCKYPETVQQLKMQLLKDRDVLCDLTKTKGSGNVVSIKNPKFCPYQLSNHSVSFFLNNLDGSQGGYYSCNLSIFDPPPFQNKILSREYLHIYDSQLCCQLKLWLPIGCAAFVVLYVFGCIFIFWFAKRKYGSSVHDPNSEYMFMAAVNTAKKSRLAGTXRGLGREECSSC; encoded by the exons GAGAAATCAACGATTTGGCCAATCACAGGATGTTTTCATTTCACAAGGGAGGTGTATGGATTTCTTGCAAATATCCAGAGACTGTGCAGCAATTAAAAATGCAGTTGCTGAAAGACAGAGATGTCCTCTGTGACCTCACCAAGACCAAGGGAAGCGGAAATGTGGTGTCCATCAAGAACCCGAAGTTCTGTCCATACCAGCTGTCCAACCACAGtgtctctttcttccttaacAACCTGGACGGTTCTCAGGGCGGCTATTACTCATGCAACCTATCCATTTTTGACCCACCTCCTTTTCAAAACAAGATCCTGAGTAGAGAGTACTTGCATATTTATG ATTCACAGCTTTGCTGCCAGCTGAAGCTCTGGCTGCCCATAGGCTGTGCAGCTTTTGTAGTGTTATACGTATTTGGATGCATATTTATCTTCTGGTTTGCAAAAAGG AAATATGGATCCAGTGTGCATGACCCTAACAGTGAATACATGTTCATGGCAGCAGTCAACACGGCCAAGAAGTCTAGACTTGCAGGTA TTAGGGGTCTGGGGAGGGAGGAGTGCTCTTCATGTTAA